The DNA sequence AGCTTGCCGAATTTGCGCACGACTTTTTGATCGGTGATCATATCGATGCGAACGATTTTGCAACCTGCCGGCAGCGTGTGAGTGATCATCAGCGCGAGAGCCAGGGTGGGATAAAAACGCAGGCCGCTCTTTTCCCGGCGTTTGCGATAACACAGCAAACCGGCCTGGCCGTTGACCTCGATGACCGTGGTGGCATGTGGTGCCAGACCGACTTCGAACAGGCGGTTGAATTGCACGGCGATGGCCTCCGGGCCGTGAAAGGAGCCGATCGCCGGGATCACCAGAGCGGCCTGTTGATCCAGCAGGTCCGTGAGTTGCAAGGGGTTGGTTTGCACCAGTGCGCGCGCCAGCCGGCGCATGATTCCCGCCACCCGGGGATGGTTGGGCAGGAGGGGATGGCGCGGCAGCTTGCTTTGCGCCGCCTGAATGGTCTGGCGTGCGAGTGTGAGCTGCTCCCGCGTTTGTTCGGTGCTGAGCTGCAGGGCGCTTGCCGCCTGGGCCTCGCTGGCGCCGAGAATGTCCGTCAGCAGGTAGAGGGCGCGCGTCTCCGGCGCCAGCAGATGCAGGACGTTCACAAACACCAAAGACAAACTTTCGTAGGTCGCCACAGTGCGCTGCGGTGAGGCCTCGATCAAGTCGATTTCTGCCAGCGGCGTCTTGTTGGTGAGCAGCGGTTCGACCGCAGCGCGGGCGGGTGCACTGGCATCCGTCGTGCCGTTCTCCCCGGCAGGCTGCTGGATGGCGGCATGAATGGCCTGCAGGCTGGCAGTAACTGCACACCGGTGAACCAGCGCCTGCCAGGTCTCCTCCGGCCCATTGGCGGCCACGCCCTCGACGATGCTGATCAGCGCCTCCTGGGCAGCATCCTCGGCGTCCTCCAGATTGCCGATGAGGCGGTAGCATGTGGTCACGACTTGCGGCCGCAACCGCTCCAGCAAGCGATCCAGCGAGGCACGGTTGCCCTGTTTGGCCAGAAGGAAATCATCCTGCAGCCGGCTGACTGCCTCGAAGTGATTCATAAGTTGGATTCCTGCTCAATAAAATCGCGGGCGAATATAGGCATATTCCTTTTGTGAAGGCAAGACAAAAAACAAAAGCCCCGTAATCCCCCTGGTAACAGGTGGGGTGGCACAGGCCTCCCCGCCTGCAGACAAGCGGTCAGCATTCCATCCCCACACGCAACGGAGGCATTACAAAGCCCTTGAGAATGCCGGGGAGATTCTTTATGTTTCAGCCCGCTTGTCGCTGCGCAGCCCGCCGCGGGCTGTTCAACACTTTGTACCCGCATCTCATGCGTCTGCCATGGAAAGCCGCGTGCCCCTGACTACAGCGCGCCTGCACTGCCGCCTCTTTATCACCGGGGGCAGCGGTTATCTCGGCCGTCATTTGGTTCCGCAGTTGCAGCAACGCGGTCATGCCGTGCGGGCACTGGTGCGGCCCGGCGCGCAGGGCAGGCTGCCGGCAGGTTGTGAGACGGTTGTCGGCGATGCCCTCCGGGCAAACTCGTTTGGCGCGTGCGTGCCGCCGGCAGACACGTTCGTCCATCTTGTGGGTGTTCCTCGTCCCGGGCCGGCAAAAGCACGGCTGTTTCGCACGGTTGATTTGGCTTCGGTGCAGGCTGCGGTGACTGCCGCGTGCACCAGCGGCATTGCGCACCTGGTCTACGTCAGCGTGGCACAACCGGCGCCTGTGATGCAGGCCTACGTGCGGGTGCGCGCGGAGTGCGAAGCTCTGATCCGCGGCAGCGGGTTGAACGCGACCCTCATCCGGCCCTGGTACGTTCTTGGCCCCGGCCATCGCTGGCCACATCTGTTGCAACCATTCTACTGGCTGGGGGAGCGGTGGTCCGCCACGCGCGACACGGCGCGCCGGCTGGGGCTGGTCACGCTTACGCAAATGATCGCGGCGCTGGTGCATGCCGTCGAACATCCGCCCACCGGCATTCGTGTGATGGAAGTGCCGGAGATTCGAAAAATGACACTGTGATGGTGATCGTCCACTGTGGCCAACCGCTGGCATGACTGGCTGCACCGTCTGTGCGAATCCCGGCACCTGAACCAAATCCTGGCGAAAGTCCTCCATGTGGCGTTCCCTGTTGTTCCTCATTGCTGCTTTTGCCCTGCTGCTCATGTTGCTCCGGCTGTTCGAGCGCCATTTCGTTTTCTTCCCCCGCCCCCATCCCCGCGGCTTCTGGCAACCGGAACGATTCGGCCTGTCCGTGCAGGACGCTTATTTCACCACCGCTGAGGGTGCCACGCTGCACGGCTGGTTCGTGCCGCATCCGGCGCCGGTGGCCAGCCTGCTGATGGCGCATGGCAATGCCGGCAACCTCAGCGATCGCGTCGAATGGCTCGTGCGGCTGCAGCGGCAGGTTCCCGCCCATTTGTTCATGTTCGATTATCGCGGCTATGGCCGCAGCACCGGCTCACCTTCCGAGGAGAACTGCTATCGTGACGCCGAAGCGGCGTATGACTGGCTGCACCAGCATGTGCCGGGTTTGCCGATTATCGCCCACGGCCACTCGCTGGGCAGCGCGGTGGTGATCGAACTCGCCGGCCGCCGTCCTCTGACGGGCCTGATCATCGAGGCCGGTTTCACCGACGCGGCAGACATGGCGCGCCTGATGTTTGGCGGGCTGCCGATGGGCTGGCTCACCAGCATGAAATGGGCGAGCCGGGAAAAAGTCGCGCAGCTCACCCTGCCCAAGCTGTTCCTGCATGGCGATCGCGATGAGGTGGTCCCGTATTCGCTGGGTCAAAAACTTTTCGCGGCCGCCGCGCACCCCAAACATTTCGTCACGCTCACCGGCGTGGATCACAACGACTCTTTCCTTGCCGGCGGCGAAAACTATTATCGTGTCCTGCGGGATTTCGTACAGCAATGCGCGGCACAAGCTTCGTCCACCGTGGTGAAAGGGGCGCCGTGACACAGATTCCCGGCTCTTCACCATTGCCGGCTGTGCTGCCGCGGCGGCGTGTGTATGCCGTGCTGGCGCTCGGCGTGCTGGCCGTGTCCTTCTCCGCAATTTTCGTGCGTTGGTGTGAAGCGCCGGCGCTGGCCATTGCCTTTTACCGCTTGTTCTTCGCTTCCGCCTTTCTGATTTTGTCCACACGCGGCAAAGCCTGGCGTGCCCGGCAGACGCTGTCGCTGCCGGCGGCGGCGTGGGCGGTGCTGTCGGGCGTCATGCTCGCCGGGCATTTCGTCACGTGGATCGCCTCCCTCTCCCACACTTCCGTGGCGAGCTCCACGGTGCTGGTTGCCACTTTGCCCGTTTTTGTGACGCTGGGTGCCGTGTTCGTTTTGCGGGAACGGCTGCGGCCTCTGCTTGCCGGCGGTTTGCTGCTTGCAATGATCGGCGTCCTCATCATTGCGCTGTGTGACGGTCAGGCTGGCAGGGACTCGCTGCGCGGTGATCTTCTGGCGCTGGCCGGCGCGCTTTTCGGCAGCGTTTACTTTCTCATCGGCCGGCGGCTGCGTCAGAGCATGCCCACCAGGGTGTATGTCACCCTGTGCTATTCGACCGCTGCGCTGGTTGTGCTGCTGGCTGCGCTCCTGCTGCGGGTGCCGCTGTTGTCCTATTCCTGGCAAACCTTCGGTTTGTTCATGTTGATTGCGCTGGTTCCGCAAATCATGGGGCACACGAGTTTCAACTGGGCCTTGCGCCATCTTTCGGCGCCCACGGTGGCGGTTGCCCTGCTGGGTGAGCCGGTCGGGGCGAGCCTGCTCGCCTGGCTGTTGTTGGGGGAGAAAGTCGCGGGCTGGACGATGCTGGGCGGGTTGCTCACGCTGGCTGGCGTCACACTGGCTATTTATGGCGAGCCGAGGTCGTGATGAAACGCATTCTGCTGGCAGCCAATCCTCATGCCGGCCTGGGCCGGGGTCGGAAAGTCCTGGCGCGGTCGTTGCGCATCCTGCAACAGCGCGGTGTCGCTGCCGAAGTGCTGATTTCGGAATGCGAAGGTCACCTGCTGCGCGCCCTGCCCCGGCGTTTGCTGGAAGGCTGGGATCAAATCGTCGCCCTGGGCGGCGACGGCACGCTGTTTCAAGTGATCAATTGCTGCCTGCAGCAACCGGGATTCGATACGCCGCTGGCGCTCATTCCCGCGGGCACCGGCAACTCCTTTGCGCGCGAGCTGGCCGGCGCCGCGCTGCCCGCCGCCTGGGAGGGAATTCTGTCCGGTGAACCCACGCGCATCGATGTGTTGCACTGTCTGCCGCAAACCCCTGCGCCGGATTTTCCCGCGGGGTATTACTGCCTCACTGCACTGGGGCTGGGCTTCGTCTCCGACGTCACCCGCAACGCGCTGCACTTCAAGCGCTTCGGCGTCCTGGCCTATGTCCTGGCTGTCATGAAAAGCCTGGCCAAACTGACCGCCGCGCATTTGCGCCTGCAACTTGACGGCCGGCTGATCGAGCGCGAAGGCGTGTTTGTCATCGTGTGCAATTCGCGCTTCGCCGGCGGCCTGATGAAGATTGCACCCGGCGCCCGGCTCGACGACGGCTTGATGGAGGTGCTGGTGTTGCACAAGGTGAATCGCCGCACCTTGCTGCGCGCCTTTCCCTCGGTGTTCAAAGGCACGCACGTGCATCATCCCAACCTTGAAATCTTCAGCGGCCGCAGCCTGCAGATCGCAGCGGAACCGGTGCAAGTTCTCACGCCTGACGGCGAAGTGGCCGGCTGCACGCCGGTGAGCGTAACGATTCAACCCCAAAAACTGCCATTTCTGTTATGATCGATCTCGTGTTCCTGGGCACCGGCTCGGCACTGCCAAACGCGCGGCGCAATCTCTCCGCGGTGGCGCTGGTACGCCAGGGTGAAATCTTTCTCTTCGATTGCGGCGAGGCAACTCAGATTCAATTCCGCCGTGCCGGCCTCAAACCCGGGAGGCTGCGCGGTATTTTCATCTCCCATTTCCACGGTGATCATCTTTTCGGCCTGCCGGGTTTGCTCACCAGTTTGAAGATGCTGGGCTGCCAGCAGGAGATTCATCTCTTCGGCCCCCACGGCCTGGCGTCCTACATCGAATTTCACCGCCGGCTGTGTGGCTTCGAGTTGAGCTTTCCACTCACGATTTATGAAATCACGGAGAACAGCCGGCGGGTGATCTGGCAGGCCGCGGATTATCATGTCGAATGGCAGCCGTTGCAGCATCGGCTGTTCACGGCGGGTTATGCGCTGGTGGAGGCCGATCGTCCGGGCAAGTTCGATGAACAACGCGCCGACGCGCTCGGTGTGCCTTTCGGCCCGGAGCGCGGCCGCCTGCAGGCCGGCGAGCGCATCGTCCTGGCAAACGGCAAAATCATCACTCCCGCGGAAGTGATTGGCCCGCCGCGGCCGGGGGTGAAAATTGCGTATTGTGTCGACACCTCGCCCTGCCCCGGTGAAGAATTGCTGGCGCAGGATGCCGATGCCTTGATTGCCGATGCGACTTTTCCCGCGCAGGAACGGGAATGGGCACAGCAAACCGGGCATTCGACTGCCGCCGAAGCCGGCGCGCTGGCACAACGCTGCGGGGTTCGCCACCTCTTTCTCACCCACTTCAGCGGCACCTTGAGCCACGCGGATTTGTCCGCAATGGTCGAAGAAGCGCGCACTTTCCTGCCGCAGGTCACCGCCGCCACCGATCTGGCGCGTTTCACGATTTTGCCCCGCGCCTGAGCTGTCGCGGCGGTTTGCGGCACGCCGGCAGCCCCCGCCTGGCCTTCTCCTCAATCGCCCAACTCTTCCGGATGAAATGTGATTTGGGGCAGCGGTTCCGGCAGGCTGGCCAGCGTCGGCGGGCTGGCGTGATAGGGTTGCACGCTGCGCAACAAGGCCGCGACTTCCACCCCGCAGCAACGATCAGGCACCTGCGCGAGTTTTTGCATGCCCTTGTGAAGCTGGCTTTGCATGCCCTTCAGGTTGTGCATGCGGTAATGATAGAAGCCGGTGGCGATATTGACCAGGCCGTGAAAAAGATTGCGCTCCACCGGCGTGCGCGCATCCAGCCACAACTCCTCCAGCTCGTCATGCGCTTCGAAAAAATACTCACGATTGAAGAGGTCGATGCCACGAGCCAGGCGCGCGCGCAGGTTTGTGAGGAAGCGGTTGGTCAAGGCTGTTTGCTCCTGTATTCATGCGGGTTTCATGGTGATTCTGCCGAGCCGCAAGCCCTCGAAGAGTCCATCCCCCACTGCCGTTGTCCTGCAGGGATCCGGTGAAGCAGCGCGCGGCCTCTTTTCGGATTTCAATCTGGATGAAAATCCGGCGCAGCGCCTCAATGCAGCAGCACCATCTTTTTGCTGGCTGTGAATGCCGCGGTCTGAATGCGATACAAATACACACCGGCACGCAGCAGATTGCCCTCCTGATCGTGGGCATCCCACACCACGGTGTGCTCGCCGGCGGACTGGGTTTCGTCCAGGATCCGCTCGATGAGGCGGCCGGCGAGATCATAAACCACCAAACTCACCCGTCCGGCACGCGGCAGACGATAGGTTATTGTGGTGCTGGGATTGAAAGGGTTGGGATAGTTCTGGCTGAGTGCAAAAGCCAGCGGGGATTCCGTCAGGGTTGTTATGCCGCTGGCCTGCCGGCTGTATTTGTACACCAGACGACCAACGGCATAGCCCAGGGTGTCGCCTAAAAAGCGAAAGCGATTGACCCGTGCGCCAAAGCCGGCGGATTGCCAGGTTGCGCCACCGTCGCGGGTTTCGTAGGTGGGCTGGCTGCTGTTGCCCCCAATCCAGCCGTGCTGTTCATCGATGAAGCCGATGCCCTGCACAAAGTAATAATCTGGCGAAAACAGTTTTTCCTGCCAGGTGCGGCCGCCGTCACTGGTTTTGAGAAAGTAAATCGGCGCCAGGCTGTTGCGCTGCAAGGACACGTAGCCGGTGCGGCGGGTGGGGAAGGAAATTTTCCAGCACCATTCGCCGGTGCGGCTGGTGGTGAAGCGTTTCTCCCAGGTGGCGCCGCCATCGCTGGTGAAGAGAATGACGCCGCTGGAGTTGTCATGAGTGACATTGGTCAGGCCGACAGCGAGGCCGGTGTCCGGATGAAAAAAGTAGACATCGATCAAGCCGGCGGCGTGCGCACTCATGTCCCGGGCCTGCCAGGTGCGGCCGCGATCGGTGCTGCGTGCAAACGCCGCCGGGCCGCGCACCCGGCCGACGGCGCACATCACCGAATCATTCACCACGTGCATGCCGCACAGACCGCGCGGACGGTGGCCAACGAAGGCGGTCACCGGCGTCCAGTGCAGGCCGCCATCATCGGTGTGATAAAGCACCGTGCTGTCGGTGGCGCCGAATTCTCCGGGCCCGACATTGCCCGCCCAGCCGTGCTGCGCATCGAGAAATCCAATGGAGCGGAAGTGCGCGGTGCTGCGCTCGAATTGTTTCTGCCAGGTGGCCCCCCCGTTGTCGGTGCGGTAGATTTGGCCCGAGCCGTTGACGATCCAGCCGGTCACGGCCGTCACGAAGTAAACGTCATTGTAGCGTGTCAGAACCGGGACGGAGCCGAGCGTTTGCCAGGTTTGGCCAATTGCGATTTGACTCAAGCCTGCCAGCAGCCCCGCCACTGCAAAGAGCCTCCTTTGCAACACGGTTTGCCTCCTTTACTGCTTTGCAAATGACACCGCGAGTGGCGAACAGACAGCCAGGAGACAGGCACTTTTGGCATTTTTGCTTTTGCCGAAAAATTTCTGGCCTCCTCCTTTTGCGGGTGGTTCCGTTCCACCCGGGCACGCCAAAACGAAGCGCGGGCTTCACCGCCTCGCCTGCGCCAGGTTTGCAAAACATTCAACCCGGCGAAGGCGGCGGCGGTCGGGAGGTCAAGGCACGGTCATTTTACCAACCGCCCTCGCCCGTTGCGCGCAAGATCATCACCATGGCAACCCGCCGGCTCACCTGAAAAAATGCCCATCGGCGGTTGCCTGATGAGCTGGTGTAATGATGCCATGCCGATGGCTCGGCGCACACCACCGGGCAGTCTGGTGCCCGCAAGCTCAGGGCGTCATGGCCGGTGTAGTACTCACCGCTTTGAACGCATTCAAAATCCCGCCGGTGACCATCTTGCCTTGCAGGCTGGTCTGGACATCGACCGAGTTCATCAGGTGCTGCTTCAACTGCAAATTGGTGAGACCGGGAAATTGTGCCAACACCAGCGCCGCGATGCCGCTCACGTGCGGGGTTGCCATCGAAGTGCCGGAGAGCGATTGATAGCTGTTGTTGGGGGCGGTACTGAGAATCTCCTTGCCGGGCGCGGCCAGGTCCACGCTGTTCCGGCCAAAATTGGACCCGGGAGTGGGCAGCACATTGCCCACGCAGCCGCAGATGCCGCCCCCGCCGCCGCCCGAACCGAACACCGCGAGGTTGCCCTTGTTGTCAATCGCCGCCACCGCCAGGACGTTGTCCACTTCGTAGTTCGAGGGATAGTTGGGCGTGACGTCGTTGTCCTTGCCGTCATTGCCGGCGGCCGCGACAAAGAGCGCGCCCTGTTGATTGGCAAACTTGATGGCGTCTTCCAGCGCCTGGGAGCGGCCGCCCCCGCCCCAACTGTTGTTCATCACGTGGGCGCCAAAGCGCGCGGCATAGGTGATCGCCTCCACGGCATCCGAGAGGCTGCCGGAGCCGCCGCTGCCGAGGAATTTCAAGGGCATGATGCGGACATTCCAGTTGACGCCCACCACGCCCGCACCGTTGTTGCCGACTGCGCCGATCGTGCCCGCCACATGCGTGCCGTGGAGATTGTCATCGAAGGGATCGTTGTCGCGATTGACGAAATCCCAGCCGCGCCAGTCGTCGATGTAGCCGTTGTTGTCATCGTCGATGCCGTTGCCGCTGCGGGGATCATTGGGATCGGCCCACGGGTCTTCGCCGGGGTTGGTCCACATGTTGGCGCTGAGATCGGGATGCCGGTAGTCCACGCCCGTATCAATCACCGCCACCAGCACCTCGGCGCTGCCTTTCTGCACTTCCCACGCTTCGACGGCATCGATGTCGGCATCCGCGGTGCCGCCGTTCTGGCCGGTGTTGTGCAAGCCCCAAAGCTGGCCAAACTGCGGATCATTGGGAATCTCGCTGGCATAGTAGAGATAATTGGGCTCCGCGTAGACCACGCCCGGACGGCTTTGCAGCTCTTCGACCAGGGCGTTGACTTCCTTGCCGGTGGTGTCGCGCACCACGAAGATGTCTCCCGGCCCGAGCGGCTTGGAAGAGGGCATGGCCGCCATCACCCCGGGGTCACTGACTTTGACTACGACTTCACCGGGAACGAACAACGGTCGTTGCTCCTGCCGGGCCGTTTGTCCGCTAAAGATCATTGCCAGCAGCAACAGGCCCAACAGGCTCCACCATTTCTTCATGAAAATCCTCCACAATGGGGAATGATGATTGTGCCGGCGCCAGCCCAATGGATTCATTGAATGGCACCGGCGCTTGGAATAATAAGCGGGGGAGGGCATAAATCCGGTGACAGCAGACAGGCCGGCGGTTCGCAAAACCGGCGGGCTGGCCGGCTGGAAGGTTCGCCGTGACACGCCGCATTTTGCGCCGGAAAAACGCTCACGACCGCAAAGATTTTGCAGTGCCGATCTCCTGCCTGCATGGGGCGGCAGGCAAGACTCCTGCGTCAGGGCCGCTCAGGAATGCGATATTCGAGATTCGGTTCCGCGTATTCCACCAGGGGATGGGCGCGGCAGCGGGCCAACACCTGATCGAGGGATTGTCCGGCCGGCAGACGATAAACGCGCACCCCGATCGCCGGCAAGTTGCGCACTTGCTCCAGGCCCAGGGCCGCCGCGAAAGCCTGCACGGAATCGGCGAGCGCCGTTGGTTTGAACTTGATCAAAACCTCCGCGGGCTGGGCAGCCGCGGTGTTCGGGGCGGCAGCTTCACGCTGTTGCTCGGCCTGTTTGCAGGGCTGCGAAACTGTGGCAGCCAGGGCGGCAATCAGGAGTGCAATGATGAATTTCATGGCTCTTGCAGCACGGGGC is a window from the candidate division KSB1 bacterium genome containing:
- a CDS encoding NAD(P)H-binding protein encodes the protein MPLTTARLHCRLFITGGSGYLGRHLVPQLQQRGHAVRALVRPGAQGRLPAGCETVVGDALRANSFGACVPPADTFVHLVGVPRPGPAKARLFRTVDLASVQAAVTAACTSGIAHLVYVSVAQPAPVMQAYVRVRAECEALIRGSGLNATLIRPWYVLGPGHRWPHLLQPFYWLGERWSATRDTARRLGLVTLTQMIAALVHAVEHPPTGIRVMEVPEIRKMTL
- a CDS encoding alpha/beta hydrolase encodes the protein MWRSLLFLIAAFALLLMLLRLFERHFVFFPRPHPRGFWQPERFGLSVQDAYFTTAEGATLHGWFVPHPAPVASLLMAHGNAGNLSDRVEWLVRLQRQVPAHLFMFDYRGYGRSTGSPSEENCYRDAEAAYDWLHQHVPGLPIIAHGHSLGSAVVIELAGRRPLTGLIIEAGFTDAADMARLMFGGLPMGWLTSMKWASREKVAQLTLPKLFLHGDRDEVVPYSLGQKLFAAAAHPKHFVTLTGVDHNDSFLAGGENYYRVLRDFVQQCAAQASSTVVKGAP
- a CDS encoding DMT family transporter, producing the protein MTQIPGSSPLPAVLPRRRVYAVLALGVLAVSFSAIFVRWCEAPALAIAFYRLFFASAFLILSTRGKAWRARQTLSLPAAAWAVLSGVMLAGHFVTWIASLSHTSVASSTVLVATLPVFVTLGAVFVLRERLRPLLAGGLLLAMIGVLIIALCDGQAGRDSLRGDLLALAGALFGSVYFLIGRRLRQSMPTRVYVTLCYSTAALVVLLAALLLRVPLLSYSWQTFGLFMLIALVPQIMGHTSFNWALRHLSAPTVAVALLGEPVGASLLAWLLLGEKVAGWTMLGGLLTLAGVTLAIYGEPRS
- a CDS encoding diacylglycerol kinase family lipid kinase, with the protein product MKRILLAANPHAGLGRGRKVLARSLRILQQRGVAAEVLISECEGHLLRALPRRLLEGWDQIVALGGDGTLFQVINCCLQQPGFDTPLALIPAGTGNSFARELAGAALPAAWEGILSGEPTRIDVLHCLPQTPAPDFPAGYYCLTALGLGFVSDVTRNALHFKRFGVLAYVLAVMKSLAKLTAAHLRLQLDGRLIEREGVFVIVCNSRFAGGLMKIAPGARLDDGLMEVLVLHKVNRRTLLRAFPSVFKGTHVHHPNLEIFSGRSLQIAAEPVQVLTPDGEVAGCTPVSVTIQPQKLPFLL
- the rnz gene encoding ribonuclease Z; translated protein: MIDLVFLGTGSALPNARRNLSAVALVRQGEIFLFDCGEATQIQFRRAGLKPGRLRGIFISHFHGDHLFGLPGLLTSLKMLGCQQEIHLFGPHGLASYIEFHRRLCGFELSFPLTIYEITENSRRVIWQAADYHVEWQPLQHRLFTAGYALVEADRPGKFDEQRADALGVPFGPERGRLQAGERIVLANGKIITPAEVIGPPRPGVKIAYCVDTSPCPGEELLAQDADALIADATFPAQEREWAQQTGHSTAAEAGALAQRCGVRHLFLTHFSGTLSHADLSAMVEEARTFLPQVTAATDLARFTILPRA
- a CDS encoding DUF309 domain-containing protein; translated protein: MTNRFLTNLRARLARGIDLFNREYFFEAHDELEELWLDARTPVERNLFHGLVNIATGFYHYRMHNLKGMQSQLHKGMQKLAQVPDRCCGVEVAALLRSVQPYHASPPTLASLPEPLPQITFHPEELGD
- a CDS encoding T9SS type A sorting domain-containing protein, with product MLQRRLFAVAGLLAGLSQIAIGQTWQTLGSVPVLTRYNDVYFVTAVTGWIVNGSGQIYRTDNGGATWQKQFERSTAHFRSIGFLDAQHGWAGNVGPGEFGATDSTVLYHTDDGGLHWTPVTAFVGHRPRGLCGMHVVNDSVMCAVGRVRGPAAFARSTDRGRTWQARDMSAHAAGLIDVYFFHPDTGLAVGLTNVTHDNSSGVILFTSDGGATWEKRFTTSRTGEWCWKISFPTRRTGYVSLQRNSLAPIYFLKTSDGGRTWQEKLFSPDYYFVQGIGFIDEQHGWIGGNSSQPTYETRDGGATWQSAGFGARVNRFRFLGDTLGYAVGRLVYKYSRQASGITTLTESPLAFALSQNYPNPFNPSTTITYRLPRAGRVSLVVYDLAGRLIERILDETQSAGEHTVVWDAHDQEGNLLRAGVYLYRIQTAAFTASKKMVLLH
- a CDS encoding S8 family serine peptidase; this encodes MKKWWSLLGLLLLAMIFSGQTARQEQRPLFVPGEVVVKVSDPGVMAAMPSSKPLGPGDIFVVRDTTGKEVNALVEELQSRPGVVYAEPNYLYYASEIPNDPQFGQLWGLHNTGQNGGTADADIDAVEAWEVQKGSAEVLVAVIDTGVDYRHPDLSANMWTNPGEDPWADPNDPRSGNGIDDDNNGYIDDWRGWDFVNRDNDPFDDNLHGTHVAGTIGAVGNNGAGVVGVNWNVRIMPLKFLGSGGSGSLSDAVEAITYAARFGAHVMNNSWGGGGRSQALEDAIKFANQQGALFVAAAGNDGKDNDVTPNYPSNYEVDNVLAVAAIDNKGNLAVFGSGGGGGGICGCVGNVLPTPGSNFGRNSVDLAAPGKEILSTAPNNSYQSLSGTSMATPHVSGIAALVLAQFPGLTNLQLKQHLMNSVDVQTSLQGKMVTGGILNAFKAVSTTPAMTP